One window of the Anomaloglossus baeobatrachus isolate aAnoBae1 chromosome 12, aAnoBae1.hap1, whole genome shotgun sequence genome contains the following:
- the LOC142257545 gene encoding carbohydrate sulfotransferase 8-like, translated as MTYIQNHRRNIMNIACFTNKLNKSYNSITISRSLFVEHKHKFVYCEVPKVGCSNWKRILILMEKGVYQNPQELDYDIHQDRSLHSLDAYPMHLQMEILKNYTKVMFSRHPFQRLVSAYRDKIFHAREYYKSVVMSIKKKIRKPQNYDSDLTFEEFVRYLLQVDPKQMDIHWRPMHHICDPCTIQYDIYGKFETMKPDADHVLRFIGAPHYLKFPKMKVYPNESRINEVISKEYFKNLTKQQIQGLAQIYSLDFALFDYDNVYTIN; from the coding sequence ATGACCTACATTCAGAACCACCGCAGAAATATAATGAATATTGCCTGTTTCACGAACAAACTCAATAAATCCTACAATTCAATCACTATTTCCAGGAGTCTGTTTGTTGAACACAAACATAAGTTCGTATACTGTGAAGTGCCAAAAGTTGGATGCAGCAACTGGAAGAGAATACTGATCCTAATGGAAAAGGGTGTCTATCAAAATCCCCAGGAACTGGACTATGACATCcaccaggacagatcactacacagTTTAGATGCTTACCCGATGCATCTGCAGATGGAGATATTGAAGAACTACACAAAAGTGATGTTCTCCCGTCATCCTTTCCAAAGACTGGTCTCTGCATATAGGGATAAAATCTTCCATGCACGAGAGTATTACAAAAGTGTTGTAATGTCAATAAAGAAGAAGATCAGGAAACCTCAAAATTATGACAGTGATCTTACCTTCGAAGAGTTTGTCCGCTATCTACTCCAAGTGGATCCCAAACAGATGGACATTCATTGGAGACCCATGCATCACATTTGTGACCCATGTACAATCCAGTATGACATATATGGCAAGTTTGAAACCATGAAACCTGATGCCGATCATGTTCTGAGATTTATAGGGGCCCCACATTACTTGAAATTCCCCAAAATGAAAGTGTATCCGAATGAATCCAGAATTAATGAAGTCATAAGCAAAGAGTACTTCAAAAACCTAACCAAGCAGCAGATCCAGGGTCTTGCTCAGATCTACTCCCTTGATTTTGCCTTGTTCGATTATGACAATGTATACACTATAAATTGA